A stretch of the Cottoperca gobio chromosome 2, fCotGob3.1, whole genome shotgun sequence genome encodes the following:
- the poglut1 gene encoding protein O-glucosyltransferase 1 isoform X1, which produces MAATVQRGVGTHYQIIGHKLYREHNCMFPARCSGVEHFILEVIDRLPDLEMVVNVRDYPQVPTWVQPTLPVFSFSKTADYQDIMYPAWTFWEGGPAVWPIYPTGLGRWDLMMDDLKKSAAQWPWKNKESKGFFRGSRTSPERDPLILLSREAPELVDAEYTKNQAWKSERDTLGRPPAKEIPLVDHCKYKYLFNFRGVAASFRFKHLFLCGSLVFHVGDEWQEFFYPQLQPWVHYIPVLQDLSDVRELLQFVKENDDIAQEIATRGKEFILDHLRMQDVSCYWERLLTEFSRLLAYEPQRKSNYNQIVHRPGRTEL; this is translated from the exons ATGGCTGCGACCGTTCAGAGAGGGGTGGGCACCCACTACCAGATCATCGGACACAAGCTGTACAGAGAACACAACTGCATGTTTCCTGCCAG GTGCAGTGGGGTGGAGCATTTCATCCTGGAGGTGATTGACAGGTTACCTGATTTAGAGATGGTGGTGAATGTCCGGGATTACCCTCAAGTCCCCACGTGGGTGCAGCCAACCCTGCCTGTCTTCTCTTTCAGTAAG ACTGCAGATTACCAGGACATCATGTACCCTGCATGGACGTTTTGGGAGGGAGGGCCGGCTGTGTGGCCCATATACCCCACTGGACTGGGACGATGGGATCTGATGATGGACGACCTTAAAAA GTCTGCAGCTCAGTGGCCGTGGAAGAACAAAGAATCCAAAGGATTCTTCAGAGGCTCCAG AACCAGTCCAGAGCGCGACCCTCTGATTCTTCTGTCCAGAGAAGCTCCAGAGCTGGTGGATGCAGAGTACACAAAGAACCAGGCCTGGAAGTCTGAGAGG GACACACTGGGGAGACCCCCGGCCAAAGAAATCCCACTGGTCGATCACTGCAAATACAA ATATTTATTCAACTTCCGCGGTGTGGCCGCCAGCTTCCGCTTCAAacatctcttcctctgtggttCCCTGGTGTTTCATGTGGGGGATGAATGGCAGGAGTTTTTCTACCCTCAGCTCCAGCCCTGGGTCCACTACATCCCCGTCCTGCAGGATCTGTCTGATGTCAG GGAGCTGCTACAGTTTGTCAAAGAGAACGATGACATTGCACAGGAGATAGCCACAAG GGGTAAGGAATTCATCCTCGACCACCTGCGGATGCAAGATGTCTCCTGCTACTGGGAGAGACTCCTCACTGAGTTTAGCCGTCTTCTCGCCTACGAACCCCAAAGAAAGAGCAACTACAACCAGATTGTCCACAGACCCGGCAGGACGGAGCTATAA
- the poglut1 gene encoding protein O-glucosyltransferase 1 isoform X2, which yields MSGITLKSPRGCSQPCLSSLSTADYQDIMYPAWTFWEGGPAVWPIYPTGLGRWDLMMDDLKKSAAQWPWKNKESKGFFRGSRTSPERDPLILLSREAPELVDAEYTKNQAWKSERDTLGRPPAKEIPLVDHCKYKYLFNFRGVAASFRFKHLFLCGSLVFHVGDEWQEFFYPQLQPWVHYIPVLQDLSDVRELLQFVKENDDIAQEIATRGKEFILDHLRMQDVSCYWERLLTEFSRLLAYEPQRKSNYNQIVHRPGRTEL from the exons ATGTCCGGGATTACCCTCAAGTCCCCACGTGGGTGCAGCCAACCCTGCCTGTCTTCTCTTTCA ACTGCAGATTACCAGGACATCATGTACCCTGCATGGACGTTTTGGGAGGGAGGGCCGGCTGTGTGGCCCATATACCCCACTGGACTGGGACGATGGGATCTGATGATGGACGACCTTAAAAA GTCTGCAGCTCAGTGGCCGTGGAAGAACAAAGAATCCAAAGGATTCTTCAGAGGCTCCAG AACCAGTCCAGAGCGCGACCCTCTGATTCTTCTGTCCAGAGAAGCTCCAGAGCTGGTGGATGCAGAGTACACAAAGAACCAGGCCTGGAAGTCTGAGAGG GACACACTGGGGAGACCCCCGGCCAAAGAAATCCCACTGGTCGATCACTGCAAATACAA ATATTTATTCAACTTCCGCGGTGTGGCCGCCAGCTTCCGCTTCAAacatctcttcctctgtggttCCCTGGTGTTTCATGTGGGGGATGAATGGCAGGAGTTTTTCTACCCTCAGCTCCAGCCCTGGGTCCACTACATCCCCGTCCTGCAGGATCTGTCTGATGTCAG GGAGCTGCTACAGTTTGTCAAAGAGAACGATGACATTGCACAGGAGATAGCCACAAG GGGTAAGGAATTCATCCTCGACCACCTGCGGATGCAAGATGTCTCCTGCTACTGGGAGAGACTCCTCACTGAGTTTAGCCGTCTTCTCGCCTACGAACCCCAAAGAAAGAGCAACTACAACCAGATTGTCCACAGACCCGGCAGGACGGAGCTATAA
- the LOC115019730 gene encoding LOW QUALITY PROTEIN: calsequestrin-2-like (The sequence of the model RefSeq protein was modified relative to this genomic sequence to represent the inferred CDS: deleted 1 base in 1 codon) — protein sequence MHQIWLSLLSGLCLRLFFFCCAEEGLEFPNFDGKDRVLDVNERNYKKALKRYDLLCLFYHEPLPANKGLQKRFQMTELVLELTAQVLENKDIGFGMVDSQKDAKVARKLGLEEVGSLYVFKDDRVIEFDGELSADTLVEFLLDVLEDPVEMLNNAMELRAFERMEEDIRLIGYFKGEDSYYKAFQEASERFQPYIKFFATFDKSVAKHLSLKMNEVNFYEPFMEEPAILPGRPLSEMDIVEFVNQHRRATLRKLRAENMFETWEDDMDGIHIVAFAEEEDPDGYEFLEILKDVARDNTNNPELSIVWIDPDDFPLLTTYWEKTFKLDLFRPQIGVVNVTDADSVWLDMSNDEDLPTPEELEDWIEDVLSGRVNTEDDDESADDQDSPDSYVPEDSYESHDPDEEDDSDD from the exons ATGCACCAAATCTGGCTTTCTCTGCTATCTGGCCTTTGCCTtcgcttgtttttcttttgttgtgctGAAGAAGGTCTTGAGTTCCCCAATTTTGACGGGAAGGACAGAGTGCTGGATGTCAACGAGCGCAACTACAAGAAGGCACTGAAGAGATACGACCTGCTGTGCCTGTTCTACCACGAGCCACTGCCGGCCAACAAAGGTCTGCAGAAGCGGTTCCAGATGACAGAGCTGGTGCTggag CTCACAGCTCAGGTCCTGGAGAACAAAGACATCGGCTTTGGCATGGTGGACTCCCAGAAGGACGCCAAAGTAGCCAGAAAACTGG GTCTGGAGGAGGTGGGCAGCTTGTACGTCTTCAAGGACGACCGTGTCATTGAGTTTGATGGGGAGCTCTCAGCAGACACACTGGTGGAGTTTCTGTTGGAT GTGCTGGAGGACCCAGTGGAAATGCTCAATAACGCCATGGAGCTGCGAGCCTTCGAGAGGATGGAGGAAGACATCCGCCTCATTGGCTACTTCAAGGGAGAAGATTCAT ACTACAAAGCTTTCCAGGAGGCCTCAGAGCGATTTCAACCTTACATCAAATTCTTCGCTACATTTGATAAATCT gtAGCCAAACATCTGTCCCTCAAGATGAACGAGGTGAATTTTTATGAGCCGTTCATGGAGGAGCCGGCCATCCTGCCTGGCAGACCTCTTTCAGAGATGGACATTGTCGAGTTTGTCAACCAACACAGGAG GGCTACTTTGAGGAAACTCCGGGCAGAGAATATGTTTGAAACATGG GAGGACGACATGGATGGAATACATATTGTTGCGTTTGCAGAGGAGGAAGATCCTG ACGGCTACGAGTTCCTGGAGATCCTGAAAGACGTGGCCAGAGACAACACCAACAACCCAGAGCTCAGCATCGTCTGGATCGAC CCTGATGACTTCCCTCTG TTGACCACATACTGGGAAAAAACCTTCAAGTTGGACCTATTTCGACCTCAGATTGGTGTCGTCAACGTCACAGAT GCGGACAGCGTGTGGCTGGACATGTCCAACGACGAGGACCTGCCCACCCCCGAGGAGCTGGAGGACTGGATAGAGGACGTCCTGTCAGGGAGGGTGAACACGGAGGATGACGACGAGTCTGCCGACGACCAGGACAGCCCCGACAGCTACGTCCCGGAGGACAGCTACGAAAGTCACGACCCGGATGAGGAAGACGACAGCGATGACTAA